In a single window of the Acinetobacter sp. CS-2 genome:
- the uvrA gene encoding excinuclease ABC subunit UvrA: MSQSHIRIRGARTHNLKNVSLDIPRDKFVVITGLSGSGKSSLAFDTLYAEGQRRYVESLSAYARQFLSQMEKPEVDSIEGLSPAIAIEQKSTSHNPRSTVGTITEIYDYLRLLYARVGTPYCPEHDLPMVAQTVSEMVDAVKSLEEGTALMLLAPVVRERKGEYSNLFEQLQSQGFVRARVDGEIVEIDTPPELDKKKKHTIEVVVDRFKVRDDLGNRIAESFETALRLGGDIAILAWMKGEQPERVFSAKHSCPECDRAVAELEPRLFSFNNPFGACPVCDGLGTRSHFSAEKLIPNTEISISQGAIRGWDRQRPYYYSMIEKVAAHFGFSLDTPWNELDAETKKKFLYGTGKEKVDLSYVDERGRKHNRVQPFEGILPHLERRYRETESNYVRDDLAQYLSNAACDACGGSRLNEISRNVRVKDKTIAQITKMSIGDAESYYQDLNLEGAKGEIADKIFKEIRERLHFLVSVGLNYLSLSRSAETLSGGEAQRIRLASQIGAGLMGVMYVLDEPSIGLHQRDNDRLLETLVRLRDLGNTVLVVEHDEDAIRAADHIIDIGPGAGVHGGHIIAEGTYEELAANENSLTGQYLSGKLKIEVPKVRTQPPKPEQQIKLMGAAGHNLQNVDLTIPLGVMTCVTGVSGSGKSTLINRTLLPLAATQLNGATTLTAEKFDSIDGLQFLDKVVDIDQSPIGRTPRSNPATYTGLFTPIRELFAQTPEAKARGYAAGRFSFNVKGGRCEACEGDGMIKVAMHFLPDMYVPCDACHGKRYNRETLEVGYKGKNISDVLEMTVEDAMHFFEAIPVIHRRLETLNQVGLGYIRLGQSATTLSGGEAQRVKLARELAKRDTGKTLYVLDEPTTGLHFHDIAKLLDILHELRNKGNTIVVIEHNLDVIKTADWVIDLGPEGGAGGGMIIAEGTPEEVVKSKVSHTAKFLKPLLK; encoded by the coding sequence ATGAGCCAAAGTCACATCCGTATTCGAGGTGCACGTACCCATAACCTGAAAAATGTGTCTCTCGATATTCCACGCGACAAGTTTGTGGTGATTACGGGACTTTCGGGTTCAGGTAAATCATCCCTCGCCTTCGATACCTTATATGCCGAAGGTCAGCGCCGTTATGTGGAATCACTGTCTGCTTATGCACGCCAGTTCCTTTCGCAAATGGAAAAACCGGAAGTCGACTCGATTGAAGGTTTAAGTCCGGCCATTGCTATCGAGCAGAAATCGACCAGCCATAACCCGCGTTCAACTGTGGGAACAATCACGGAAATTTACGACTATTTACGTCTGCTATATGCTCGTGTCGGCACACCCTATTGCCCTGAACATGACTTGCCGATGGTGGCACAAACCGTATCAGAAATGGTCGATGCGGTAAAAAGTCTGGAAGAAGGTACAGCCTTGATGCTGCTGGCCCCTGTGGTGCGTGAGCGTAAAGGTGAATACAGCAACCTGTTTGAACAGCTGCAAAGTCAGGGCTTTGTCCGTGCGCGTGTGGATGGTGAAATTGTTGAAATTGATACTCCACCGGAATTGGACAAAAAGAAAAAGCATACCATTGAAGTGGTGGTTGACCGTTTTAAAGTACGTGATGACTTGGGTAACCGGATTGCCGAATCCTTTGAAACTGCGCTGCGCCTGGGCGGTGATATTGCCATTTTGGCCTGGATGAAAGGCGAGCAACCTGAGCGCGTATTCTCTGCCAAACACTCCTGTCCGGAATGTGACCGTGCGGTTGCCGAACTGGAACCACGCCTGTTCTCGTTCAACAATCCCTTTGGGGCCTGCCCGGTCTGTGATGGTTTAGGTACGCGTAGCCATTTCAGTGCAGAAAAGCTGATTCCCAATACTGAAATTTCGATTAGCCAAGGCGCGATTCGTGGCTGGGACAGACAGCGTCCTTATTACTACAGCATGATTGAAAAAGTCGCCGCCCATTTTGGCTTTTCGCTGGATACGCCGTGGAATGAGCTGGATGCTGAGACCAAAAAGAAATTCCTGTATGGGACCGGCAAAGAAAAAGTCGATTTAAGTTATGTTGATGAACGCGGTCGTAAACATAACCGGGTGCAACCTTTTGAAGGTATTTTGCCGCATCTGGAACGCCGTTACCGTGAAACAGAATCGAACTATGTCCGTGATGATTTAGCACAATATTTGTCTAATGCAGCCTGTGATGCCTGTGGCGGTTCACGTCTGAATGAAATTTCCCGCAATGTCCGGGTCAAAGACAAGACCATTGCCCAGATCACCAAAATGTCGATTGGTGATGCCGAAAGCTATTATCAGGATTTAAATCTTGAAGGGGCTAAAGGCGAAATTGCCGACAAGATTTTCAAGGAAATCCGTGAACGTCTGCACTTCCTGGTCTCTGTCGGTTTGAATTACCTAAGTTTGTCCCGTTCTGCCGAAACCTTGTCTGGCGGTGAAGCACAGCGTATCCGTCTGGCTTCTCAAATTGGTGCCGGCCTGATGGGCGTGATGTATGTGCTGGATGAACCATCCATCGGCTTGCATCAACGCGATAATGACCGTCTGCTGGAAACCCTGGTGCGCTTACGCGACTTAGGCAATACTGTCCTGGTGGTTGAACATGATGAAGATGCGATTCGTGCCGCCGACCATATTATTGATATTGGTCCGGGTGCGGGTGTGCATGGCGGCCATATCATTGCCGAAGGCACCTATGAAGAATTGGCAGCCAATGAAAATTCGCTAACGGGTCAGTACCTGTCCGGCAAGTTAAAAATTGAAGTACCGAAAGTCAGAACTCAGCCGCCAAAACCGGAACAGCAAATCAAGCTGATGGGCGCGGCCGGTCATAACTTGCAAAATGTCGATTTAACCATTCCTTTAGGCGTGATGACTTGTGTCACCGGTGTATCGGGTTCGGGTAAATCAACCTTGATTAACCGTACCCTGTTACCACTGGCCGCAACACAATTGAACGGTGCAACCACGTTAACCGCAGAAAAATTTGACTCGATTGATGGTCTGCAATTCCTTGATAAAGTCGTGGACATTGACCAAAGCCCGATTGGACGTACCCCACGTTCTAACCCGGCAACCTATACGGGTCTGTTCACCCCGATTCGTGAACTGTTTGCCCAAACCCCTGAAGCCAAAGCTCGCGGTTATGCCGCAGGACGTTTCTCGTTTAACGTGAAAGGCGGCCGCTGTGAAGCCTGTGAAGGTGATGGCATGATTAAAGTAGCTATGCATTTCTTACCGGATATGTATGTGCCTTGCGATGCCTGTCATGGCAAGCGTTATAACCGTGAAACGTTAGAAGTCGGCTATAAAGGCAAAAACATTTCCGACGTACTGGAAATGACCGTTGAAGATGCCATGCATTTCTTTGAGGCCATCCCGGTGATTCACCGCCGTCTGGAAACCTTGAATCAGGTGGGTTTAGGTTATATTCGCTTAGGTCAGTCTGCAACCACCCTTTCCGGTGGTGAAGCACAGCGGGTCAAACTCGCGCGTGAACTGGCAAAACGTGATACCGGTAAAACCTTGTATGTACTGGATGAGCCGACTACGGGTCTGCATTTCCACGATATTGCCAAGCTGCTCGACATTCTGCATGAGCTACGCAACAAGGGGAATACCATTGTGGTGATTGAGCATAATCTGGATGTAATTAAAACTGCGGATTGGGTGATTGACCTGGGTCCTGAAGGTGGTGCTGGTGGCGGGATGATTATTGCTGAAGGTACACCTGAAGAAGTGGTGAAATCTAAAGTTTCACATACAGCTAAGTTCTTGAAGCCGTTGTTGAAATAA
- a CDS encoding DUF485 domain-containing protein codes for MDEAHVERILQNPKFKEMVSRKSRLSWTLTIIMLIVYVGFMLLVGYNKEFLMSSVGGGVTTLGMPLGLSIIVLSFILCGVYSYIANNKLDALNEEAMREVAAIANEKGQ; via the coding sequence ATGGATGAGGCACATGTAGAACGTATTCTACAGAATCCCAAATTTAAAGAAATGGTCAGCAGAAAAAGCAGATTAAGTTGGACATTAACAATCATCATGTTGATTGTGTATGTCGGCTTTATGCTTTTAGTTGGTTATAACAAAGAATTCTTAATGAGTTCGGTTGGCGGCGGCGTTACCACTTTGGGTATGCCACTCGGCTTGAGCATTATTGTATTGTCTTTCATTTTATGTGGTGTTTATTCGTATATTGCAAACAATAAACTGGATGCATTAAATGAAGAAGCGATGCGAGAAGTTGCAGCAATTGCGAATGAGAAAGGACAGTAA
- a CDS encoding ion channel, producing the protein MQAIMDVWKVFRVLPSAWLLLLQFIILILSVAVNYSTPYRTLSWLLGVLVLLVIAKVIRQTPMFTILGLSFVSGAVIFSSLIILGIKNPWLQVIAHGFEAAAYFSAAYGLLRYMFEDRYLTRDELFAAGAVFTLLAWAFAFLYNVCQLLVPGSFQNPNVTGLQNWLDLLFLSFSLQSATGLSDLMPLSAPARVLALLQMFSGVMYLALIVSRLIALQYIAHLPKHSKDKEP; encoded by the coding sequence ATGCAGGCGATTATGGATGTGTGGAAGGTATTTCGCGTATTGCCTTCAGCTTGGCTACTTTTATTACAATTTATTATTTTAATTCTGTCGGTTGCCGTCAATTACAGCACGCCTTACCGTACGCTCAGCTGGTTACTGGGGGTGCTGGTTTTACTGGTGATTGCCAAAGTCATTCGGCAAACACCGATGTTTACCATTTTGGGCTTAAGTTTTGTCAGTGGCGCCGTGATTTTTTCTTCCCTGATTATATTAGGTATAAAAAATCCATGGCTGCAAGTCATTGCCCATGGTTTTGAAGCAGCAGCTTACTTTAGCGCGGCCTATGGTTTGTTGCGTTATATGTTTGAAGACCGCTATTTAACCCGAGATGAACTGTTTGCTGCAGGTGCGGTATTTACGTTGCTGGCGTGGGCATTTGCTTTTTTATATAACGTTTGCCAGCTGTTGGTGCCGGGCAGCTTTCAGAACCCCAATGTTACAGGTTTACAAAACTGGCTTGATTTATTGTTTTTGAGTTTTAGTTTGCAGTCTGCAACCGGCTTATCGGATTTAATGCCCCTAAGTGCCCCTGCACGGGTACTGGCACTACTGCAAATGTTTTCCGGGGTTATGTATCTGGCCCTCATTGTTTCACGCTTGATTGCCTTGCAATATATTGCCCATTTACCCAAGCATTCTAAAGACAAAGAGCCATAA
- a CDS encoding cation acetate symporter, which translates to MKWNSLKAKAVAASTLLMSGMAMASPDLGAAEQQATNWHAIIMFAIFVGFTLLITKWAARQTTSTADFYTAGGGISGFQNGLAIAGDYMSAASFLGISAMVFSSGFDGLLYSLGFMVGWPIVLFLVAERLRNLGKFNLSDVVSFRLEEKPVRTLAALSSLVVVAFYLIAQMVGAGQLIKLLFGLNYNIAVVIVGLLMMAYVIFGGMLATTWVQIIKAVMLLSGATFMAFMVMKGVGFSFTNMFEQSIQVFSKVHEISLAEAGNIMGPGKLAANPIDAISLGLALMFGTAGLPHILMRFFTVKDAKEARKSVVVATGFIGYFYLLTFIIGFGAILYVSNNPQFIDVAKMAVTGKLELVGGNNMAAVHLADAVGGDLFMGFISAVAFATILAVVAGLTLSGASAISHDLYANVFKKGQTTPESELRMSKIATLGLAIFAMILGILFEKQNVAFMVGLAFSVAACANFPVLVLSMFWKGLTTRGAVAGGVAGLVAAVTLIVLSKAVWVDTLGVSETPINPFNGPAIFAMPLSFLCCWLFSVTDSSARAHAERKAFDAQYVRSQTGIGISGASDH; encoded by the coding sequence ATGAAATGGAATTCATTGAAAGCGAAAGCAGTTGCTGCTTCTACGCTACTGATGTCAGGTATGGCAATGGCTAGTCCAGATTTGGGTGCTGCTGAACAGCAAGCAACCAACTGGCATGCAATTATTATGTTCGCGATTTTCGTGGGCTTCACCTTGCTGATTACCAAATGGGCAGCAAGACAAACCACCAGTACTGCAGATTTCTATACTGCGGGTGGCGGTATCTCAGGTTTCCAGAATGGTCTGGCGATTGCCGGTGACTATATGTCAGCAGCATCATTCCTGGGTATTTCCGCAATGGTATTTAGTTCAGGCTTTGACGGTTTACTTTACTCACTAGGTTTCATGGTGGGCTGGCCAATCGTATTGTTCCTGGTCGCAGAGCGTTTACGTAACCTGGGTAAATTCAACTTGTCTGACGTGGTTTCATTCCGTCTGGAAGAAAAACCGGTACGTACTTTGGCAGCTCTTAGCTCTTTGGTTGTTGTTGCCTTTTATCTGATTGCTCAGATGGTAGGTGCAGGTCAGCTGATCAAATTACTATTTGGTCTGAACTACAACATTGCTGTCGTGATTGTGGGTCTTTTGATGATGGCTTACGTAATCTTCGGCGGTATGCTGGCAACCACTTGGGTACAGATCATCAAAGCGGTGATGTTACTTTCAGGTGCAACTTTCATGGCTTTCATGGTAATGAAAGGCGTGGGCTTCAGCTTCACCAACATGTTTGAACAATCGATTCAGGTATTCTCTAAAGTACATGAAATCAGCCTTGCAGAAGCAGGCAATATCATGGGCCCAGGTAAACTGGCAGCGAACCCGATTGACGCGATTTCTTTGGGTCTGGCATTGATGTTTGGTACAGCTGGTCTTCCACATATCCTGATGCGTTTCTTTACCGTAAAAGATGCTAAAGAAGCACGTAAATCAGTGGTTGTGGCTACAGGTTTCATCGGTTACTTCTATCTTTTAACTTTCATCATTGGTTTCGGTGCGATCCTTTACGTATCAAACAACCCGCAATTCATTGATGTGGCGAAAATGGCTGTAACTGGCAAGTTAGAACTTGTTGGCGGTAACAACATGGCTGCGGTTCACTTAGCTGATGCTGTTGGCGGTGACTTGTTCATGGGCTTCATTTCAGCAGTAGCATTCGCAACGATTCTTGCGGTGGTAGCTGGTTTGACATTGTCTGGTGCTTCAGCAATTTCACACGACTTGTATGCAAACGTATTCAAGAAAGGCCAAACTACACCTGAATCTGAACTACGTATGTCTAAAATTGCAACTCTAGGTCTTGCGATCTTTGCGATGATTTTAGGTATCCTGTTCGAGAAACAAAACGTGGCGTTCATGGTGGGTCTGGCATTCTCGGTTGCTGCATGTGCGAACTTCCCGGTACTGGTATTGTCAATGTTCTGGAAAGGTTTGACCACTCGTGGTGCAGTAGCTGGCGGTGTTGCAGGTCTTGTTGCTGCAGTAACTCTAATCGTACTGTCTAAAGCGGTTTGGGTAGATACTTTGGGTGTTTCTGAGACACCAATCAACCCATTCAATGGCCCAGCAATCTTTGCAATGCCATTATCGTTCCTATGCTGCTGGTTATTCTCTGTGACTGACAGTTCGGCACGTGCGCATGCAGAACGCAAAGCTTTCGATGCACAGTATGTACGTTCACAAACAGGTATTGGTATCTCTGGTGCATCAGATCACTAA
- the omp33-36 gene encoding porin Omp33-36: MKKLGLATALLLAMTGAQAYQVEVQGQSEYIDTTANDKDFTGGLQGTYYLKDVDSSKGPLAEAAFLNQASNVSVAYNYGELGSDDIDVIAHNYGVKAEAYVPTQVVPVYASASYSHTILDSKNNNATDDQGDRYALELGAFAAPNFLVAVGYTSVADQTALDAFNVMANGVVKSVGETATIGEDQDAITARTKYVGAIDGTNMAIGFESGLVYGDDTAYNLGTTLFVTPKLSVGASYAESSFAGTPDSAWGANVNYFITPAVAVGASYVNANAEQLALDTQTVGVNAKFRF; encoded by the coding sequence ATGAAAAAACTCGGTTTAGCCACTGCTTTATTATTAGCCATGACCGGTGCTCAAGCATATCAAGTAGAAGTACAAGGTCAGTCTGAATACATCGACACCACAGCAAATGACAAAGATTTCACCGGTGGTTTGCAAGGTACTTATTACCTTAAAGATGTTGACTCTTCTAAAGGCCCATTGGCTGAAGCAGCTTTCTTAAACCAAGCATCTAACGTATCTGTTGCTTATAATTACGGCGAGTTAGGTTCAGACGATATCGACGTTATCGCTCATAACTATGGCGTTAAAGCTGAAGCTTATGTGCCAACTCAAGTTGTACCTGTATATGCTAGCGCTTCTTATAGCCACACAATTTTAGACAGCAAAAATAACAACGCCACTGATGATCAAGGCGACCGTTATGCCTTAGAACTTGGTGCATTTGCTGCGCCTAATTTCTTGGTTGCAGTAGGTTATACGAGCGTTGCTGATCAAACTGCTCTTGATGCATTCAATGTTATGGCTAATGGCGTTGTTAAATCAGTTGGTGAAACTGCTACGATCGGTGAAGATCAAGATGCAATTACTGCACGTACCAAATATGTTGGTGCTATTGACGGAACCAACATGGCAATCGGTTTTGAATCTGGTTTAGTTTACGGTGACGACACTGCTTATAACCTAGGTACAACTCTTTTCGTTACGCCTAAGTTAAGCGTTGGTGCTTCTTATGCTGAATCTAGCTTTGCTGGTACACCAGACTCAGCTTGGGGTGCAAACGTAAATTACTTCATCACTCCTGCAGTTGCAGTGGGCGCTTCTTACGTAAATGCGAATGCTGAACAGCTTGCGCTTGATACGCAAACTGTAGGCGTTAACGCTAAATTCCGTTTCTAA
- a CDS encoding GGDEF domain-containing protein yields MYKLRSEHISRRLFWSMIIIALSLLFLSVPLIVSSYQSYQKADRALTEISALRAVADLANKISRERAPANKVMSSSADELEENIKELEAYRKEVDLQIEQTSVILATAGFSVQAQALSSHVKGALAQGRHAVDVYSALPRSERSARQLDQAIQQMFKAWDSCKAIIENVLVHSEAEGTSVSDYYTLILILADLRDQAGRTASNIMAAVTFNEKIPEDNLARSLQTQHQAHYLWALVNTIQPAQDKTPEYLALHQQVKAQFLDQGIPIVTRLMNESIRNQAYSLTGTQLTEAMVDKFLTVVNLQSYILDYSVTVAQTQKKQAQQKLILTLLVALICLVAVSFTMIYARNHVFIPLLKARNTILRLAQHQVIESKQTPLSAKPITLLDALKELKRVLQQRDALEFQLRNIANTDNLTGVSNRLALEEYIRYLENKPNQFKHTGLIIIDIDDFKHVNDTFGHIVGDEVIKLIAEKLQLNVRASDLIVRYGGDEFLVLIEHINFPEAWAIANKILQEIGRSELYIAELNQNIRISVSAGVVVGGASWMSLLEKADKSLFQAKANGKNKVAG; encoded by the coding sequence ATGTATAAATTACGCTCGGAACATATCAGCCGGCGACTGTTTTGGTCGATGATCATTATCGCACTGTCTCTTTTGTTTTTATCTGTTCCCTTAATTGTCAGTAGTTATCAGAGCTATCAGAAAGCAGATCGTGCCTTAACTGAAATTTCTGCGCTTCGTGCTGTAGCTGATTTAGCCAATAAAATTTCCCGTGAACGGGCACCTGCTAATAAGGTGATGTCGAGTAGTGCCGATGAACTCGAAGAAAATATAAAAGAATTAGAAGCTTACCGGAAAGAAGTAGATCTGCAGATTGAGCAGACAAGTGTAATTTTAGCTACGGCAGGTTTTTCTGTTCAGGCTCAAGCCTTATCTTCTCATGTAAAAGGGGCTTTGGCTCAAGGTCGTCATGCGGTCGATGTTTATAGTGCCTTGCCGCGATCTGAACGGAGTGCAAGACAGCTGGATCAGGCGATTCAGCAAATGTTTAAGGCATGGGATAGTTGTAAAGCAATTATAGAAAATGTATTGGTACATTCTGAAGCTGAAGGAACTTCAGTCTCAGACTACTATACGCTGATTTTAATTTTGGCTGATTTACGTGATCAGGCTGGTCGAACTGCCTCTAATATTATGGCAGCGGTGACTTTTAATGAAAAAATCCCCGAAGATAACTTGGCGCGGTCATTGCAGACGCAACATCAGGCCCATTATTTATGGGCTTTAGTGAATACCATACAGCCTGCGCAGGATAAAACCCCAGAATATCTAGCTTTACATCAGCAGGTAAAAGCACAGTTTTTAGATCAAGGTATTCCAATAGTTACTCGCCTGATGAATGAAAGTATCCGTAATCAGGCCTATTCATTGACCGGTACGCAACTCACAGAAGCAATGGTTGATAAATTCCTGACAGTAGTCAATTTGCAAAGCTATATTCTGGATTACAGTGTTACGGTCGCTCAAACCCAGAAGAAACAAGCCCAGCAAAAACTGATTTTAACTTTACTGGTGGCACTGATCTGTTTGGTTGCGGTTTCTTTTACCATGATCTATGCGCGCAATCATGTTTTTATACCGTTACTTAAAGCCAGAAATACCATTCTTCGACTGGCACAGCATCAGGTTATAGAGAGTAAACAGACACCATTATCTGCTAAGCCAATCACCTTATTAGACGCCCTTAAAGAATTAAAGCGGGTACTACAGCAGCGTGACGCACTGGAATTTCAGCTCAGAAATATTGCCAATACGGATAATTTGACGGGTGTATCTAACCGTTTGGCTTTAGAGGAATATATCCGTTATCTGGAGAATAAGCCGAATCAGTTCAAGCACACTGGCTTAATCATTATTGATATCGATGACTTTAAGCATGTGAATGATACTTTTGGGCATATTGTCGGTGATGAAGTCATTAAACTGATTGCAGAAAAATTGCAATTGAATGTAAGAGCTTCGGATTTAATTGTTCGTTATGGTGGTGATGAATTTTTGGTTTTAATCGAGCACATTAATTTTCCGGAGGCTTGGGCTATTGCCAATAAAATTCTTCAGGAGATTGGCAGATCTGAACTGTATATTGCTGAATTAAACCAGAATATTCGTATTTCTGTTAGTGCTGGAGTAGTGGTAGGGGGAGCATCGTGGATGTCACTACTGGAAAAAGCCGACAAATCATTATTTCAGGCTAAGGCAAATGGTAAAAATAAAGTGGCGGGGTGA